The following proteins come from a genomic window of Polaribacter dokdonensis:
- a CDS encoding T9SS type A sorting domain-containing protein — MFLKKHFFVLFVLCATLTNAQTNIKAMFYNTLNYNSDSQSQERTPYLKTILDEIQPDIFMICELKNEVASDFMFDNAILPFNTNFKKAEFKPSESPATSLLQMVYYNSNKLELEYNEVIPTGIRDINHYTFIVKSENSTDEITRIEVFVTHLKASRGNENMQKRLASVENFTRELDRLPEDSFVLFAGDFNFYTSNEPGFQKIIDENNSIKLIDPIDRLCPAFPENGVDYFNENNYDSTYFWNNESFADVHSQSARNGQVNGDGSGGGMDDRFDFIMMSKNFTTSTTLSYKNDTYKTVGNNSNCYNSYVSNTTCTGEFSQELRNALYFFSDHLPITMDFEFKTNVLSTNKEDKIKFITSNITKNSIEINLPEKTDKIFIYNQLGQRIFNLKNVNSKTLKINTETFTKGVYYIKVNNYRVQKFIKI, encoded by the coding sequence ATGTTTCTAAAGAAGCATTTCTTTGTTTTATTCGTTTTATGTGCAACTTTAACTAATGCACAAACAAACATTAAAGCAATGTTTTACAATACTTTAAATTACAACTCAGATTCACAAAGTCAGGAGAGAACGCCTTATCTAAAAACAATTTTAGATGAAATTCAACCCGATATTTTTATGATATGTGAATTAAAGAATGAAGTAGCTTCTGATTTCATGTTTGATAACGCTATTTTACCTTTTAATACTAATTTTAAAAAAGCAGAATTTAAACCTAGTGAATCTCCAGCAACAAGTTTGTTGCAAATGGTTTACTATAATTCTAATAAATTAGAATTAGAGTATAATGAAGTTATTCCTACAGGAATTAGAGATATAAATCATTATACTTTTATAGTAAAATCAGAAAATTCTACTGATGAAATTACCAGGATTGAAGTTTTTGTAACACACTTAAAAGCATCTAGAGGTAATGAAAATATGCAAAAAAGATTGGCTTCTGTAGAAAACTTTACAAGAGAATTAGATAGATTACCAGAAGATAGTTTTGTGTTATTTGCTGGTGATTTTAATTTTTACACTAGTAACGAACCTGGTTTTCAAAAAATAATTGATGAAAATAATTCCATTAAATTAATAGATCCAATAGATAGACTTTGTCCTGCTTTTCCAGAAAATGGAGTTGATTATTTTAATGAAAATAATTACGACTCAACTTACTTTTGGAATAATGAATCTTTTGCTGATGTGCATTCACAATCTGCTAGAAATGGACAAGTAAATGGAGATGGTTCTGGAGGAGGAATGGATGATAGGTTCGATTTTATAATGATGTCTAAAAACTTTACAACAAGCACTACTTTATCATATAAAAATGATACTTATAAAACAGTGGGTAATAATAGTAATTGCTATAATTCTTATGTAAGTAATACTACTTGTACAGGCGAATTTAGCCAAGAACTAAGAAATGCGCTGTATTTTTTTAGTGACCATTTACCTATTACAATGGATTTTGAATTTAAAACAAATGTTTTATCTACCAACAAAGAAGATAAAATTAAATTTATAACTTCAAATATTACTAAAAACAGTATTGAAATAAACTTACCTGAAAAAACAGATAAAATCTTTATTTATAATCAACTAGGTCAAAGAATATTTAATTTAAAAAATGTAAATTCGAAAACTTTAAAAATTAACACAGAGACCTTTACAAAAGGAGTTTATTATATTAAAGTAAACAATTATAGAGTTCAAAAATTTATAAAGATTTAA
- a CDS encoding alanine/glycine:cation symporter family protein, whose amino-acid sequence MKKKFLSLLFLAVPFFTIAQEKGLDQQIDEAFGSATGWFVDFIFYQIPFTDTISIYWVLFPLILGAVYFTFYFNFINFRGFITSINIVRGKYDGLEGKGHAKAIEVDGSVSTTDSGDNPDTVRVEGHDGEVSHFQALTAALSATVGLGNIAGVAIAVSIGGAGATFWMIIAGFLGMASKFVECTLGVKYRDIAADGTVYGGPMYYLTKGLKSKILGKVLAGAFAIFVIGGSFGGGNMFQVNQAFQLVQNITGGSESVLAGKGWLFGLIMAVLVGIVIIGGIKKIAKVTDKIVPFMVAIYVGAALFVIFANYDMIGAAFSQIFNGAFSPEGIAGGAVGVLIQGFRRAAFSNEAGIGSASIAHSAVKTKYAASEGMVALLEPFIDTVVVCTMTALVLIITGFVDPLNPPANDAQAILLTSSAFASSISWFPYVLTVAVVLFAFSSMISWSYYGFQGWVYLFGRSKKMEYTYKVIFCVFVVIGAAASLGSVIGFSDAMVFAMMVPNMIGLIILAPKVKEELKKYMNAIKSSEA is encoded by the coding sequence ATGAAGAAAAAATTTCTTTCATTACTTTTTTTAGCAGTTCCATTTTTTACAATCGCCCAAGAAAAAGGCTTAGATCAGCAAATTGATGAGGCTTTTGGAAGCGCAACAGGATGGTTCGTAGACTTTATTTTTTATCAAATTCCTTTTACAGATACCATAAGTATTTACTGGGTGTTATTCCCTTTAATTTTAGGAGCTGTATATTTTACTTTCTATTTTAACTTTATCAATTTTAGAGGTTTTATTACATCTATAAATATTGTTAGAGGTAAATATGATGGTTTAGAAGGTAAGGGTCATGCAAAAGCAATTGAAGTTGATGGTAGTGTATCTACAACAGATTCTGGAGATAATCCTGATACTGTAAGAGTTGAAGGTCATGATGGAGAGGTTTCTCACTTTCAAGCATTAACAGCAGCCCTTTCTGCAACAGTTGGTTTGGGTAATATTGCAGGTGTAGCAATTGCAGTTTCTATTGGTGGAGCAGGTGCTACTTTCTGGATGATTATAGCAGGATTCTTAGGTATGGCTTCTAAATTTGTAGAATGTACTCTAGGTGTAAAATATAGAGATATTGCTGCAGATGGTACTGTTTATGGTGGGCCAATGTATTACTTAACAAAAGGACTAAAATCTAAAATTTTAGGTAAAGTTTTAGCAGGGGCTTTTGCAATATTCGTTATTGGTGGTTCATTTGGAGGTGGTAACATGTTTCAAGTTAATCAGGCTTTTCAATTAGTTCAAAATATTACAGGTGGTAGCGAATCTGTTTTAGCTGGTAAAGGATGGTTATTTGGTTTAATAATGGCTGTTTTAGTTGGTATTGTAATTATTGGAGGTATTAAGAAAATTGCAAAAGTAACAGACAAAATTGTACCATTTATGGTTGCAATATATGTAGGTGCTGCCTTATTTGTAATTTTTGCAAATTATGATATGATAGGAGCTGCATTTAGTCAAATCTTTAATGGTGCATTTAGCCCAGAAGGAATTGCAGGTGGTGCAGTTGGAGTTTTAATTCAAGGTTTTAGAAGAGCAGCATTTTCTAACGAGGCAGGTATTGGTTCTGCATCTATTGCGCACTCAGCAGTAAAAACAAAATATGCAGCAAGTGAAGGAATGGTTGCTTTATTAGAGCCATTTATAGATACTGTTGTAGTTTGTACAATGACAGCTTTAGTGTTAATTATTACTGGGTTTGTAGATCCATTAAATCCGCCAGCAAATGATGCACAAGCTATCTTGTTAACATCAAGCGCATTTGCATCATCTATATCTTGGTTTCCATATGTATTAACAGTTGCAGTTGTATTATTCGCATTTAGTTCTATGATTTCTTGGTCTTACTATGGTTTTCAAGGATGGGTTTATTTATTTGGTAGATCTAAAAAAATGGAATATACATATAAGGTTATATTTTGTGTATTTGTAGTTATTGGTGCAGCAGCTAGTTTAGGGTCAGTAATTGGTTTCTCTGATGCTATGGTTTTTGCTATGATGGTTCCAAACATGATAGGTCTTATTATCTTAGCTCCTAAGGTAAAAGAAGAATTAAAGAAGTACATGAACGCTATTAAGAGTAGCGAAGCATAA
- a CDS encoding TIGR00730 family Rossman fold protein: protein MTNDDRKIREKLQQKTWNEIKTNDSWAIFKIMAEFVEGYERLSKIGPCVSIFGSARTKPEHPYYKLAEEIGFQLTQAGFGVITGGGPGIMEAGNKGANRGKGLSVGLNIELPFEQHDNPWIDSGKSLDFDYFFVRKVMFVKYSQGFVVMPGGFGTMDELFEAITLIQTKKIGRFPIVLVGSKFWSGLLDWIKDTLITEKNIGLEDLSLFRVVDTAEEAVEHFNKFYAKYKLKPNF, encoded by the coding sequence ATGACAAACGACGATAGAAAAATTAGAGAAAAACTACAACAAAAAACTTGGAACGAAATTAAAACAAACGACTCTTGGGCCATTTTTAAAATTATGGCAGAGTTTGTAGAAGGTTATGAACGTTTAAGCAAAATTGGGCCTTGTGTATCTATTTTTGGATCTGCAAGAACAAAACCAGAGCATCCTTATTATAAATTAGCAGAGGAAATTGGTTTTCAATTAACACAAGCTGGTTTTGGCGTTATTACTGGTGGAGGACCAGGTATTATGGAAGCTGGAAATAAAGGAGCTAACAGAGGAAAAGGTCTTTCTGTTGGTTTAAATATAGAACTACCTTTTGAGCAACATGACAATCCTTGGATTGATTCAGGTAAAAGTTTAGACTTCGATTACTTCTTTGTACGTAAAGTTATGTTTGTAAAATACTCTCAAGGTTTTGTGGTAATGCCAGGAGGATTTGGAACTATGGATGAGCTTTTCGAAGCGATTACCTTAATTCAAACTAAGAAAATAGGACGTTTTCCTATTGTTTTAGTGGGATCTAAATTTTGGAGCGGATTATTAGATTGGATTAAAGACACGCTAATTACAGAAAAAAATATTGGTCTAGAAGATTTAAGCTTATTTAGAGTTGTTGACACTGCAGAAGAAGCAGTTGAACATTTTAATAAATTCTACGCAAAATATAAATTAAAACCTAACTTCTAA
- the uvrA gene encoding excinuclease ABC subunit UvrA produces MKDQEYIEVYGARAHNLKNIDVKIPREKLVVITGLSGSGKSSLAFDTIYAEGQRRYIETFSAYARQFLGGLERPDVDKIDGLSPVISIEQKTTNKSPRSTVGTITEIYDFLRLLFARAADAYSYNTGEKMVSYSDEQIKQLITTDFANKKIAVLAPLIKSRKGHYRELFEQISKQGFVRVRVDGEIREIEKGMRLDRYKTHDIEVVIDRLLVNEKSEKRLEETIKTALYSGNNIMMVIDVDNEKPRYFSRELMCPTTGIAYPNPEPNTFSFNSPKGACPTCNGLGTTQEINLKKVIPDDSISIKNGGIVPLGEQKSSWIFKQIQNIAERYKFKLTDAIKDIPEDALNIILNGGNESFNIESKTVGVTRNYKIDFEGIISFIENQYNNAESTSIKRWAKGFMDEVTCKTCDGKRLKKEALHFKITDRNISDLAQMDVTELAKLFKNIEQYLSEKQNTIASEILKEIRTRIQFLLDVGLDYLTLDRTSKSLSGGEAQRIRLATQIGSQLVGVLYILDEPSIGLHQRDNQKLIDSLVKLRDVGNSVLVVEHDEDMMKKADYVLDIGPGAGKHGGQIVSIGTYDEIIKDKTLTTDYLTGRKKIEVPKKRREGNGKTINLKGASGNNLKNVSVEFPLGKMICVTGVSGSGKSTLINETLYPILNAHIYRGVKKPMPYKKIEGLEHVDKVIDIDQSPIGRTPRSNPATYTKTFDEVRSLFAKTPEAAIRGYKPGRFSFNVKGGRCETCQGGGVRVIEMNFLPDVQVECETCQGKRFNRETLEIRYKGKSISDVLEMTIEDATEFFKNIPKIHRKLKTIKDVGLGYITLGQQSTTLSGGEAQRIKLASELSKRDTGNTFYILDEPTTGLHFEDIRVLMDVLNKLADKGNTVLIIEHNLDVIKLADYIIDVGMEGGKNGGKILTKGTPEQVAKHKTSYTAKFLKKELN; encoded by the coding sequence TTGAAAGATCAAGAATACATAGAAGTTTACGGAGCAAGAGCACATAACTTAAAAAATATTGATGTAAAAATACCAAGAGAAAAGCTAGTAGTAATTACTGGTTTAAGTGGTAGTGGAAAATCATCTTTAGCTTTCGATACAATATATGCAGAAGGCCAAAGACGTTATATTGAAACCTTTTCTGCTTATGCACGTCAATTTCTAGGAGGTTTAGAAAGACCAGATGTTGATAAAATTGATGGATTATCTCCTGTAATTTCTATAGAGCAAAAAACAACAAACAAAAGTCCAAGATCTACAGTAGGTACTATAACAGAAATTTACGATTTTTTAAGACTTCTTTTTGCGAGAGCTGCAGATGCTTACTCTTACAACACTGGAGAAAAAATGGTGAGTTATTCTGATGAGCAGATAAAACAATTAATAACTACAGATTTTGCCAATAAAAAAATTGCAGTTTTAGCACCATTAATTAAATCTAGAAAAGGGCATTATAGAGAATTGTTTGAGCAAATTTCTAAACAAGGCTTTGTTAGAGTAAGAGTTGATGGCGAAATTAGAGAAATAGAAAAAGGCATGCGTTTAGACAGATACAAAACGCATGATATTGAGGTTGTTATAGATCGACTTTTGGTTAATGAAAAATCAGAAAAAAGGTTAGAAGAAACCATTAAAACAGCTTTATATTCTGGTAATAATATAATGATGGTTATTGATGTTGATAATGAAAAACCTCGTTATTTTAGTAGAGAATTAATGTGTCCAACAACAGGAATTGCTTATCCAAATCCAGAGCCAAATACATTCTCTTTTAACTCACCAAAAGGTGCTTGCCCAACCTGTAATGGTTTAGGCACCACTCAAGAAATCAACTTAAAAAAAGTAATACCTGATGATAGTATATCCATCAAAAATGGTGGAATTGTTCCATTAGGTGAACAAAAAAGCAGCTGGATTTTTAAGCAAATTCAAAATATTGCAGAACGTTATAAATTTAAATTAACAGACGCAATTAAAGACATTCCAGAAGATGCTTTAAACATCATCTTAAATGGTGGTAATGAATCTTTTAATATAGAATCTAAAACAGTTGGTGTAACAAGAAATTATAAAATTGATTTTGAAGGTATCATATCGTTTATAGAAAACCAATATAACAACGCAGAAAGCACTTCTATAAAACGTTGGGCTAAAGGTTTTATGGATGAAGTTACTTGTAAAACTTGTGATGGTAAACGTCTAAAGAAAGAAGCACTTCATTTTAAAATCACAGACAGAAATATTAGTGATTTAGCTCAAATGGATGTTACTGAATTGGCTAAATTATTTAAAAATATTGAACAATATCTTTCTGAAAAACAAAACACAATTGCATCAGAAATCTTAAAAGAAATTAGAACTCGTATTCAATTCTTATTAGATGTTGGTTTAGACTATTTAACGTTAGATAGAACCTCTAAATCACTTTCTGGAGGCGAAGCACAAAGAATACGTTTGGCAACTCAAATTGGTTCGCAATTAGTTGGTGTACTATATATTTTAGATGAACCAAGTATTGGGTTACATCAAAGAGACAATCAAAAATTAATAGATTCTTTAGTAAAATTAAGAGATGTTGGTAATTCTGTTTTGGTAGTGGAACATGATGAAGACATGATGAAAAAAGCAGATTATGTTTTAGACATTGGTCCAGGTGCAGGCAAACATGGAGGTCAAATTGTAAGTATTGGTACTTATGATGAAATTATAAAAGACAAAACCCTAACTACGGATTACTTAACTGGCAGAAAAAAGATTGAAGTTCCTAAAAAACGTAGAGAAGGTAATGGAAAAACCATAAACCTTAAAGGTGCTTCTGGTAACAATTTAAAAAATGTTTCAGTCGAATTTCCTTTAGGAAAAATGATCTGTGTAACAGGTGTTTCAGGTAGTGGAAAATCTACTTTAATTAATGAAACCCTCTACCCTATTTTAAATGCTCATATTTACAGAGGAGTTAAAAAACCTATGCCATACAAAAAAATTGAAGGCTTAGAACATGTGGATAAAGTGATTGATATAGATCAATCTCCAATTGGAAGAACACCAAGATCTAACCCAGCAACTTATACAAAAACGTTTGACGAAGTTAGAAGTCTTTTTGCAAAAACCCCAGAAGCTGCAATTCGTGGTTACAAACCTGGTCGTTTTTCATTTAATGTAAAAGGTGGTAGATGTGAAACATGTCAAGGAGGAGGAGTTAGAGTCATTGAAATGAATTTTTTGCCTGATGTTCAAGTAGAATGTGAAACTTGCCAAGGAAAACGTTTTAACAGAGAAACTTTAGAAATTAGATATAAAGGAAAATCGATATCTGATGTTTTAGAAATGACCATTGAAGACGCAACAGAATTCTTTAAAAACATACCTAAAATTCACAGAAAATTAAAAACAATAAAAGACGTTGGCTTAGGCTATATCACACTTGGTCAGCAGTCTACAACACTTTCTGGTGGTGAAGCTCAGCGAATTAAATTGGCATCAGAATTATCTAAAAGAGATACAGGTAACACCTTCTACATTCTTGATGAACCTACAACAGGTTTGCATTTTGAAGACATTCGTGTTTTAATGGACGTTCTAAACAAATTAGCTGATAAAGGTAATACTGTATTAATCATAGAACACAATTTAGATGTAATTAAATTGGCAGATTATATAATTGATGTAGGTATGGAAGGTGGAAAAAATGGAGGTAAAATATTAACTAAAGGAACTCCAGAACAAGTTGCAAAGCATAAAACAAGTTACACTGCAAAATTCTTAAAGAAGGAGTTAAATTAA
- a CDS encoding potassium channel family protein: MRVLDSKINRIVFLILSVLATGTIGYMVLSKYSFVDALYMTVITVTTVGFSEVKPFTPQDKIFTIFLILTSIFILGYAVSTFSEYLVSGKLFDYFKHRTVEKKITKLQGHSIVCGYGRNGRQAIIKLMNYNKDFVVVERDKELVEEIESTGHLCIQGDATLDETLIAAGILEADNLITALPSDANNLFVVLSARQLNGKMKIISRASNESSYSKLKIAGADNVIMPDKLGGDHMASLVTTPDVIEFVDRLTVEGETTANLEEIIVDDLPKKYRGKTILDLDLRKKTGCTVIGFRNPDKDYIINPEASTVLVDSAHLIVLGRPEQIIKLRELF, translated from the coding sequence ATGCGTGTTTTAGACTCAAAAATAAATAGAATTGTATTTCTAATATTATCTGTTTTGGCTACTGGTACTATTGGGTATATGGTATTGTCTAAATACTCTTTTGTAGATGCTTTGTATATGACTGTAATTACAGTTACAACAGTTGGTTTTAGTGAGGTTAAACCATTTACACCACAAGATAAGATTTTTACAATTTTTTTAATTTTAACTAGTATATTTATCTTAGGTTATGCAGTGTCTACCTTTTCAGAATATTTAGTAAGTGGTAAGTTATTTGATTATTTTAAACATAGAACAGTGGAAAAAAAAATAACAAAATTACAAGGGCATTCAATTGTTTGTGGTTATGGAAGAAATGGAAGACAAGCCATTATTAAATTAATGAATTACAATAAAGATTTCGTTGTTGTAGAAAGAGATAAGGAATTGGTTGAAGAGATTGAATCTACAGGACATTTATGTATTCAAGGAGATGCAACTTTAGATGAAACATTAATCGCTGCAGGTATTTTAGAGGCAGATAATTTAATTACTGCTTTGCCTTCAGATGCAAATAATTTATTTGTTGTTTTAAGTGCAAGACAACTAAATGGTAAAATGAAAATAATAAGCAGAGCTTCTAACGAAAGTTCTTACAGTAAATTAAAAATTGCTGGAGCAGATAATGTAATTATGCCAGATAAATTGGGAGGAGATCATATGGCTTCTTTAGTAACCACTCCAGATGTAATAGAATTTGTAGATAGATTAACTGTTGAAGGAGAAACTACAGCTAATCTAGAAGAAATTATTGTTGATGATTTACCGAAAAAATACAGAGGAAAAACAATTTTAGATTTAGATTTAAGAAAGAAAACTGGTTGCACAGTTATTGGTTTTAGAAATCCAGATAAAGATTATATTATAAATCCAGAAGCATCAACAGTTCTAGTTGATAGTGCACACCTTATAGTTTTGGGAAGACCCGAACAAATTATAAAACTTAGAGAATTATTTTAA
- a CDS encoding SDR family oxidoreductase, protein MIKVVITGSNGLLGQSLLNLLLDEKNKYEVYGFSKGENRSGRNDFKYYSLDITNKEQLIKEIKKLQPNYIVNTAAMTQVDACENNKSACDTLNVDVVKWLAEICKKINAHLIHISTDFIFDGKKGWYTETDEPNPLSYYGLSKLKSEQVLEKLTINYTILRTILVYGKVYDMSRSNIVLWVKESLENKKEITIVDDQYRTPTYVKDLALACKISIDKNATGVFNIASSELLSIYEIAKQIADVFNLDDSYIKPISTSTLNQTANRPIKTGFDLSKTNKEFNFYPKTFKDDLQRFKETLM, encoded by the coding sequence ATGATTAAAGTTGTAATAACAGGTAGTAATGGTTTATTAGGGCAATCACTTTTAAATTTATTGTTGGATGAGAAAAATAAATATGAAGTTTATGGTTTTTCTAAAGGTGAAAATAGAAGTGGTAGAAATGATTTTAAATACTACTCTTTAGATATTACCAATAAAGAACAACTTATAAAAGAAATTAAAAAACTTCAACCAAATTACATTGTAAATACTGCTGCAATGACACAGGTTGATGCTTGTGAGAATAATAAATCTGCTTGCGACACACTTAATGTTGATGTTGTAAAATGGTTAGCAGAAATCTGTAAAAAAATAAATGCACACTTAATTCATATTTCAACAGATTTTATTTTCGATGGTAAAAAAGGATGGTATACAGAAACTGATGAGCCAAATCCATTAAGCTACTATGGTCTATCTAAACTAAAATCAGAACAGGTTTTAGAGAAATTAACTATTAATTATACCATATTAAGAACTATTTTAGTTTACGGAAAAGTTTATGATATGAGTAGAAGCAACATTGTTCTTTGGGTAAAAGAATCTCTAGAAAATAAGAAAGAAATAACCATAGTAGATGATCAATATAGAACTCCAACTTATGTTAAAGATTTAGCTTTAGCATGTAAAATTTCTATAGATAAAAATGCAACAGGAGTCTTTAATATTGCTTCGTCAGAATTATTAAGTATTTATGAGATTGCCAAACAAATTGCAGATGTGTTTAACTTAGACGATTCTTACATAAAACCAATTTCAACATCAACATTAAATCAAACTGCAAATAGACCTATTAAAACTGGTTTTGATTTATCAAAAACAAATAAAGAATTCAACTTTTACCCAAAGACATTTAAAGACGATTTACAGAGATTTAAAGAAACCTTAATGTAA
- a CDS encoding helix-hairpin-helix domain-containing protein yields the protein MKIFKSHFWYNKSQRNGIFLLVILIVILQVVIILEPFSKEEILDKNNTELIAFQNKIDSLKLVEIENRKPKIYPFNPNYITDFKGEQLGMSLEEIDRLHAFRKSNRFVNSKEDFQKVTKISDSLLIRISPYFKFPDWVVKRNQQQQNKQSKIIDKLSSADNAVASHKVSTIDINKATAEDFRTVNGIAASFSERIIKYRSKLQGFSYPSQLYEVWGLQKKIADKVLATFKIIELPKIQKQNLNTIEFKQLLKNPYIDYELCKKIFNYRDEVAELQNISELKNIEGFPLDKYDRIVLYLVAE from the coding sequence ATGAAAATATTCAAATCCCATTTCTGGTATAACAAAAGCCAAAGAAATGGGATTTTTTTATTGGTAATTCTAATTGTAATCTTACAAGTTGTAATTATTTTAGAGCCATTTTCGAAAGAAGAAATTTTAGATAAAAATAATACAGAATTAATAGCTTTTCAAAATAAGATAGACAGTTTAAAGCTAGTTGAGATTGAAAATAGAAAGCCAAAAATTTATCCTTTTAATCCAAATTACATTACAGATTTTAAAGGCGAACAATTAGGAATGTCTTTAGAAGAAATTGATAGATTACATGCTTTTCGAAAATCAAATAGATTTGTAAATTCTAAAGAAGATTTTCAAAAAGTTACAAAGATTTCAGATTCTTTACTGATAAGAATTTCACCTTATTTCAAATTTCCAGATTGGGTTGTAAAACGTAATCAACAGCAACAAAACAAGCAATCTAAAATAATAGATAAATTAAGTTCAGCAGATAATGCTGTTGCATCTCATAAAGTGTCAACAATAGATATTAATAAAGCAACTGCAGAAGATTTTAGAACCGTAAATGGAATTGCAGCATCTTTCTCTGAAAGAATTATTAAGTATCGTTCTAAATTACAAGGATTTTCTTACCCTTCTCAGTTGTATGAAGTATGGGGTTTACAAAAGAAAATAGCAGATAAAGTATTAGCTACTTTTAAAATTATTGAGTTGCCAAAAATTCAGAAACAGAATCTAAACACTATTGAGTTCAAGCAATTACTAAAAAATCCTTATATCGATTACGAGTTATGTAAGAAAATTTTTAATTATAGAGATGAAGTAGCTGAGCTTCAAAATATATCAGAATTAAAAAATATCGAGGGTTTTCCTTTAGATAAATATGATAGAATAGTCTTATATTTGGTAGCTGAATAA
- a CDS encoding PspC family transcriptional regulator, protein MKNNRFIHTIRHFFERHGFGFFQRLADRLGMRAKNVRIYFIYVTFFTVGLSFGFYLTFAFAMKLKDLIYTKRSSVFDL, encoded by the coding sequence ATGAAAAACAATAGGTTTATACATACAATTCGACATTTTTTTGAAAGACATGGTTTTGGTTTTTTTCAAAGATTGGCAGATAGGTTAGGAATGCGTGCTAAGAATGTTAGAATCTATTTTATCTATGTAACATTTTTTACAGTAGGCTTATCATTTGGCTTTTACCTAACTTTTGCATTTGCAATGAAATTAAAAGATTTAATTTATACTAAAAGAAGTTCGGTTTTCGACTTATAA